In a single window of the Phycisphaerae bacterium genome:
- the xylA gene encoding xylose isomerase has translation MPEFFPEVKMVKFEGPKSRNPMAFKHYDAGEKVLGKTMADHLRFSVCYWHTFKGLGSDPFGPGTIIRKYNHSSDPMTVAEMTLWAAFEFFAKLGVDYWCFHDRDIAPEGGTLAESNKNLDRIVKLARKLQRDTGIKPLWGTANLFSNRRYMGGAATNPSPAVFAYAAAQVKKAMEVTQELGGAGYVFWGGREGYDTLLNTDMGRELDHLGAFLHMAVDYKKKIGFRGQLYIEPKPKEPTKHQYDSDAGACFAFLQKYDLVDHFKLNIEANHGTLAGHTFQHELEFCVANGILGSVDANRGDLLLGWDTDQFPTDLYDCTLGLYTLLQGGGFRTGGLNFDAKVRRQSIDPVDLFHAHIGGMDTFARALKIAARMIKDGKFAKFVSQRYAAWDTAFGRKIAAGKATFAEMEKYTLAQGEPRIQSGRQEMLENMLNEYIS, from the coding sequence GTGCCTGAATTCTTCCCTGAAGTCAAGATGGTCAAGTTCGAGGGCCCCAAGTCCCGCAACCCGATGGCCTTCAAGCACTACGACGCCGGCGAGAAGGTCCTGGGCAAGACCATGGCCGACCACCTGCGCTTCTCCGTGTGTTACTGGCACACTTTCAAGGGTCTGGGTAGTGACCCTTTCGGACCGGGCACCATCATCCGCAAGTATAACCACTCGAGCGACCCGATGACCGTGGCGGAGATGACTCTCTGGGCGGCGTTTGAGTTCTTCGCCAAGCTCGGCGTGGACTACTGGTGCTTCCACGATCGGGACATTGCCCCCGAGGGCGGCACGCTGGCCGAGTCCAACAAGAACCTTGACCGGATCGTCAAGCTGGCCCGCAAGCTCCAGCGGGACACGGGAATCAAGCCGCTCTGGGGGACGGCCAATCTGTTCTCGAACCGGCGGTACATGGGCGGGGCCGCGACGAATCCCTCTCCGGCCGTCTTCGCCTACGCCGCCGCCCAGGTCAAGAAGGCCATGGAAGTCACCCAGGAACTCGGTGGAGCGGGGTATGTGTTCTGGGGCGGGCGCGAGGGTTACGACACCCTGCTGAACACCGACATGGGTCGGGAACTCGATCACCTGGGCGCCTTCCTGCACATGGCCGTCGACTACAAGAAGAAGATCGGCTTCCGCGGGCAGTTGTACATCGAGCCCAAGCCCAAGGAGCCGACCAAGCACCAGTACGACTCTGATGCCGGGGCTTGTTTTGCCTTCCTGCAGAAGTATGACCTGGTCGACCATTTCAAGCTCAACATCGAGGCCAACCACGGCACGCTGGCCGGGCACACTTTCCAGCATGAGCTGGAGTTCTGCGTGGCCAACGGCATCCTCGGTTCGGTCGACGCCAACCGCGGCGACCTGCTCCTGGGCTGGGACACCGACCAGTTCCCGACCGACCTGTACGACTGCACGCTCGGGCTGTACACCCTGCTTCAGGGCGGCGGTTTCAGGACCGGCGGTCTGAACTTCGATGCCAAGGTCCGTCGCCAGTCGATTGACCCGGTCGACCTGTTCCACGCCCACATCGGCGGCATGGACACCTTCGCCCGGGCCCTCAAGATCGCGGCCAGGATGATCAAGGACGGCAAGTTCGCCAAGTTCGTCAGCCAGCGTTACGCTGCCTGGGATACGGCTTTCGGCCGCAAGATCGCCGCGGGCAAGGCCACCTTCGCGGAGATGGAGAAGTACACCCTGGCGCAGGGCGAGCCCCGGATCCAGTCCGGCCGGCAGGAGATGCTGGAGAACATGCTCAACGAGTACATCTCGTAG
- a CDS encoding beta-lactamase family protein codes for MNHRRAVGPIILLSTIPCLMSLACVSVGDRARDSGAHPSSQPSSGPVRVWTQTGPEVAGLSAFDEVMASYMKDRNIPAGSLAVLRHGRLVLARGYRWAPEGKPPVPPTAMFRIASISKPITAVGMLQLVEQGKLRLDQPIGELLDVSRWKDKRIAQVTVRHLLTHRGGWDRDKAFDPMFRDQIIAKALGRPLPTVPQMVIDYMATQPLQFDPGTQYAYSNFGYCILGRIIEKVTGLTYEDCIRERVLAPVGAGGMRVGHSLPAQRFPGEVEYVDPSNSQEDSVMGADPPAKVPETYGGFNLHTMDAHGGWIASAVDLARFSAALDPKGKRPLLSAASLEEMWKRPPGVPDSDQRFYALGWSVRIVGAGRMNTWHNGSLPGTFTVLVRRWDGLSWVALFNQRSEGKSMPSSEAIDGLLHEAADRVTQWPDHDLFGRF; via the coding sequence TTGAACCATCGACGTGCAGTCGGACCGATCATCCTCCTTTCCACGATCCCGTGTCTCATGTCGCTTGCCTGTGTTTCCGTTGGAGACCGTGCGCGTGACTCCGGGGCGCATCCCTCGAGCCAGCCGTCGTCCGGACCGGTTCGTGTCTGGACGCAGACCGGTCCTGAGGTTGCCGGGCTCAGCGCCTTCGACGAGGTCATGGCCAGCTACATGAAGGATCGCAACATCCCCGCCGGCAGTCTGGCGGTCCTGCGACACGGGCGGCTTGTTCTGGCTCGCGGGTACAGGTGGGCGCCTGAGGGAAAGCCGCCTGTCCCGCCGACCGCGATGTTCCGGATCGCCAGTATTTCCAAGCCGATCACCGCCGTCGGCATGCTTCAACTTGTCGAGCAGGGCAAGCTCCGTCTTGATCAGCCGATCGGCGAGCTCCTCGACGTCAGCCGCTGGAAGGACAAGCGAATCGCGCAGGTCACGGTGCGGCACCTGCTGACTCACCGTGGCGGATGGGACCGTGACAAGGCCTTTGATCCCATGTTCCGCGACCAGATCATCGCCAAGGCGCTGGGGCGTCCCCTGCCGACCGTGCCGCAAATGGTCATCGACTACATGGCCACCCAGCCCCTCCAGTTCGATCCGGGCACACAGTACGCGTACTCGAACTTTGGCTACTGCATCCTGGGCCGGATCATCGAGAAGGTCACCGGTCTGACCTATGAGGACTGCATTCGCGAGCGTGTGCTGGCTCCCGTCGGGGCCGGCGGCATGCGCGTCGGGCACTCGTTGCCTGCTCAGCGTTTCCCCGGCGAGGTCGAATACGTGGATCCCTCGAACAGCCAGGAGGACAGCGTGATGGGAGCGGACCCGCCGGCAAAGGTCCCCGAGACCTACGGTGGCTTCAACCTCCACACGATGGACGCTCACGGCGGATGGATCGCGTCGGCCGTCGACCTGGCCCGGTTCAGTGCGGCCCTGGATCCGAAGGGCAAGCGTCCTCTGCTGTCGGCGGCCTCGTTGGAGGAGATGTGGAAGCGGCCACCCGGCGTGCCGGACAGCGATCAGCGCTTCTACGCGTTGGGATGGTCGGTCCGCATCGTGGGTGCGGGCCGGATGAACACCTGGCACAACGGCAGCCTGCCGGGCACTTTTACCGTGCTGGTGCGGCGTTGGGATGGCTTGAGCTGGGTGGCGCTCTTCAATCAGCGATCGGAAGGCAAGTCCATGCCGTCCAGCGAAGCCATCGACGGCCTGCTTCATGAAGCGGCCGATCGGGTCACCCAATGGCCGGACCACGATCTGTTCGGGCGATTCTGA
- a CDS encoding type II secretion system protein gives MKPMDGGRGFTLIEVLVVVAIIALLVAVLMPSFARAREQSRMVMCQSQLHQFSIAFLAYASANKGRTPGISEDRNADWLGGANRGGRQPEDGTIYKYLGANKNIFCCPTDETLRPGNTLRYSYTGSTLMSGVDPNWVRGAHYQYESKSLSNYSTSDHRTNMRPLRPMMIIEEDPDWYLVGVTNSAWDNDDGVTTRHLKKFGNIGFLDGSVGSVNLPATPHTYGKYFSNNAMCVRVKDMWISGKSWEDMLWSDTTKSGAYGKLTVQKPASAKGVTHATP, from the coding sequence ATGAAACCGATGGACGGTGGTCGAGGTTTTACCCTCATTGAGGTCCTTGTGGTGGTGGCGATCATTGCGTTGCTGGTCGCCGTTCTGATGCCGTCATTCGCTCGGGCGCGTGAGCAGTCGCGGATGGTCATGTGCCAGAGCCAGCTGCACCAGTTCAGCATCGCCTTCCTGGCCTACGCCTCGGCAAACAAGGGGCGAACGCCGGGGATCAGTGAAGACCGCAATGCCGACTGGCTGGGCGGTGCGAACAGAGGAGGAAGGCAGCCGGAAGACGGCACCATCTACAAGTACCTGGGGGCCAACAAGAACATCTTCTGCTGTCCGACGGACGAGACGCTGCGTCCCGGCAACACTCTGCGGTACAGCTACACCGGCAGCACGCTGATGAGCGGCGTAGATCCCAACTGGGTAAGGGGCGCGCACTACCAGTACGAGTCGAAGAGCCTGAGCAACTACAGCACGTCCGACCACAGGACGAACATGCGTCCTCTGCGTCCGATGATGATCATCGAGGAGGATCCGGACTGGTATCTCGTCGGCGTCACCAACAGCGCCTGGGACAACGACGACGGGGTAACCACGCGGCATCTCAAGAAGTTCGGGAACATCGGTTTCCTCGATGGCAGTGTCGGCTCGGTCAATCTGCCCGCCACGCCGCACACCTACGGCAAGTACTTTTCGAACAACGCGATGTGCGTGCGGGTGAAGGACATGTGGATTTCCGGCAAATCCTGGGAGGACATGCTCTGGAGCGACACCACCAAAAGTGGAGCCTACGGCAAGCTGACTGTCCAGAAGCCCGCCAGCGCCAAGGGTGTCACCCACGCCACTCCCTGA
- a CDS encoding shikimate kinase encodes MNLVLIGYRGCGKTTVGRLLASRLGWSFVDTDALIEEGTGATIRDLFSDGAEQAFRDLESEVVAEVARRDRQVISTGGGVVLRASNPAALKRNGRIVWFTAPAEVLWRRILGDKERLVNRPPADPSRGLEVVTKALAVREPLYARWADVVMDTRHRSPAELADEVLAALHIPFERG; translated from the coding sequence ATGAACCTTGTCCTGATCGGGTATCGCGGCTGCGGGAAGACGACTGTTGGGCGGCTACTCGCATCGCGGCTCGGGTGGTCTTTCGTGGACACCGATGCGCTCATCGAGGAAGGGACGGGGGCCACGATCCGGGATCTGTTCTCCGATGGTGCGGAGCAGGCCTTTCGCGACCTGGAGAGCGAGGTGGTGGCGGAAGTGGCCCGGCGTGACCGACAGGTCATCAGCACCGGTGGCGGCGTCGTGCTCCGGGCGTCCAATCCGGCGGCACTCAAACGCAACGGCAGGATCGTCTGGTTCACCGCCCCGGCGGAAGTGCTCTGGCGGCGGATTCTGGGGGACAAGGAGCGGTTGGTGAACCGTCCCCCGGCGGACCCAAGCCGTGGCCTTGAGGTCGTGACCAAGGCTCTGGCCGTACGCGAGCCGCTGTATGCCCGGTGGGCGGATGTGGTGATGGACACCCGGCACCGATCGCCAGC
- a CDS encoding FG-GAP repeat protein — protein sequence MAGYRKSLGIGTITAIGLLLSLPMVVGQGCPTATPGRVVPIGGTWSTGGWTTGDDTTGGGSSTSPRLVFTNPLSDVSIEIGDSMLVQWTEQDLAATAAITLLLDPDNIYGNGNELVVMPLALASDQGNVGSFLLNTGLFNLQAATYRIVAKVTDGTNPDMLVTATGRILLYGHGLLPGNMAPTISMPEPAINLGAAQGDTVAIQYCGNDPDADGKTPSTKPDIVLMLDYDNDPTNDIDGVVDYFLTNGLGDRQTVFTRMCAAGSYPAPLEDIFTEVPTALTLDKVIILSCGKDNGCGLIIQVPLTDAQGNPVLDNQGNPVMVNQLTGPSSFTLSIDVGIIPLRDDGSPYYVRGLEWDHVNLPVNAYAPGTISITGMGAGTIDLGKVGRTVTGTRFLGFNAGDQAGSGGTDVGDINNDGVDDFVIVSRYGRGYEIGNVGMAHLIMGLANAQKFGSEVPLNSITTTYPGAMFYMPATSGTTGITSACRMGDVTGDGRPDFMLGVPHVEVFPEDHDDDPCDCCGENNMPSCNFDYLPNPETNDPSCGEVLGDAMTGYDYREFGDCTNDLDVTRSTPIDGGYAFLIASDNNDTAAYDLASSSFPSVLALDRCGSDRIDGAGWFGARFRGAWYTDEEVVLNTSQTVTPSSIIPDNQFGETVRTMPPMAISGGGLSAAASRFGTTVLISAPNAWGGRGNVVVTPNNDFINMTDITQIPNNSQSIPVYDKVGDCPACGRTYWFPTYTAIIGKAAGDHLGYGAAAGDYNLDGSQDILCGAPGASRNGIQRAGIVYVIFGRPDWPTVDLQTLNPPRMEIWGTRQDDGFGSMQAIVGDMNQDGLPDIGLSAQYADGPGGTDSGFIGIVFGGRRLTGENIFSVDQIATAQLPGVRFYGTQPGGHAGSVISNVGDFNGDNMDDLLICASDEYRTVDGIRRHGVAYLIFGGPHLRNQSFNLDQVGTASLPGIIFVSPYAADTAEEAPIDFVSAAGDINSDGFDDIMLGVSKADYINPLEPSQRRIDSGEMYLMYGSNTGSNSIQ from the coding sequence ATGGCGGGATATCGCAAGAGCCTCGGCATTGGCACAATCACGGCGATCGGCCTCCTGCTGTCTCTGCCCATGGTTGTCGGACAGGGTTGCCCGACCGCAACGCCTGGCCGTGTCGTGCCCATTGGCGGCACCTGGTCTACCGGCGGATGGACGACTGGCGACGACACCACGGGGGGCGGCTCCTCGACGTCACCGCGACTGGTCTTCACCAACCCGCTTTCGGATGTCAGCATTGAGATTGGCGACTCGATGCTGGTTCAGTGGACTGAACAGGACCTGGCGGCCACTGCGGCCATCACTCTCCTGCTTGATCCCGACAACATCTACGGTAACGGCAACGAGCTGGTGGTGATGCCCCTGGCCCTGGCCAGCGACCAGGGCAACGTCGGGTCGTTCCTGCTCAACACCGGCCTGTTCAATCTGCAGGCTGCAACCTACCGTATCGTGGCCAAAGTCACGGATGGCACCAACCCGGACATGCTGGTGACCGCGACCGGGCGGATCCTGCTTTACGGCCACGGTCTGTTGCCGGGGAACATGGCTCCCACGATCAGCATGCCGGAGCCGGCCATCAACCTCGGCGCCGCTCAGGGTGACACGGTCGCGATCCAGTACTGCGGCAACGACCCGGACGCCGACGGCAAGACCCCGTCGACCAAACCTGACATTGTGCTGATGCTCGACTACGACAACGACCCGACGAACGATATCGACGGCGTTGTCGACTACTTCCTGACCAACGGTCTGGGCGATCGCCAGACCGTGTTCACTCGCATGTGCGCCGCGGGCAGCTACCCGGCACCGCTGGAGGACATTTTCACCGAAGTCCCGACGGCGCTGACGCTGGATAAGGTCATCATCCTGAGCTGCGGCAAGGACAACGGCTGCGGGCTGATCATTCAGGTCCCGCTGACGGACGCCCAGGGCAACCCGGTGTTGGACAATCAAGGCAACCCGGTCATGGTCAACCAGCTGACCGGCCCGAGCAGTTTCACCCTGTCGATTGATGTGGGCATTATTCCTCTGCGGGATGACGGCAGCCCCTACTACGTGCGTGGCCTGGAGTGGGACCATGTCAATCTGCCGGTCAACGCGTATGCTCCGGGCACCATCAGCATCACCGGGATGGGCGCCGGCACCATTGACCTCGGAAAGGTTGGACGGACCGTCACCGGCACGCGGTTTCTGGGTTTCAACGCCGGTGACCAAGCCGGCTCCGGCGGCACCGATGTCGGCGACATCAACAACGACGGCGTGGATGACTTCGTCATTGTGAGCCGCTACGGTCGGGGTTACGAGATCGGCAACGTCGGGATGGCCCACCTGATCATGGGTCTGGCCAACGCCCAGAAGTTCGGGAGTGAAGTCCCCCTCAACAGCATCACGACGACCTATCCGGGGGCGATGTTCTACATGCCGGCCACATCCGGCACCACGGGGATCACCTCCGCGTGCCGAATGGGAGACGTCACCGGCGACGGCCGGCCGGACTTCATGCTGGGCGTGCCGCACGTGGAGGTTTTTCCCGAGGACCACGACGACGACCCTTGCGACTGCTGCGGGGAGAACAACATGCCTTCCTGCAACTTCGACTACCTGCCGAACCCGGAGACGAACGATCCTTCCTGCGGCGAGGTTCTCGGCGATGCCATGACCGGGTATGACTATCGCGAGTTCGGTGACTGCACCAACGATCTCGATGTGACCAGGTCGACCCCGATCGATGGCGGATACGCGTTTCTCATCGCCAGCGACAACAACGACACCGCCGCCTACGACCTGGCGAGTTCGTCGTTTCCCAGCGTGCTCGCGCTGGACAGGTGCGGAAGTGATCGGATCGACGGCGCCGGCTGGTTTGGAGCCCGGTTCCGCGGTGCGTGGTACACAGACGAGGAAGTGGTTCTGAACACCAGTCAGACGGTCACGCCGTCATCGATCATTCCTGACAATCAGTTCGGCGAGACGGTCCGGACCATGCCGCCCATGGCTATCAGCGGCGGCGGGCTGAGCGCCGCGGCCTCGCGATTCGGCACGACGGTGCTGATCTCGGCGCCCAACGCCTGGGGCGGGCGCGGTAACGTCGTGGTCACGCCCAACAACGATTTCATCAACATGACGGACATCACGCAGATTCCCAACAACAGCCAATCCATTCCCGTCTATGACAAGGTCGGAGACTGCCCGGCGTGCGGCCGAACCTACTGGTTTCCCACCTACACGGCGATTATCGGCAAGGCGGCGGGCGACCATCTGGGTTACGGTGCGGCGGCGGGCGACTATAACCTGGATGGCAGCCAGGACATTCTGTGCGGGGCGCCCGGAGCCAGCCGTAACGGCATTCAGCGCGCCGGTATCGTGTACGTGATCTTCGGGCGGCCCGATTGGCCGACTGTCGATCTGCAGACCCTCAACCCGCCGCGGATGGAGATCTGGGGGACGCGTCAGGATGACGGATTTGGCTCGATGCAGGCCATTGTCGGCGACATGAACCAGGACGGTTTGCCGGACATCGGGCTCAGCGCCCAGTATGCCGATGGGCCCGGGGGCACGGACTCGGGTTTCATCGGGATTGTCTTTGGCGGCCGCCGGCTCACCGGGGAGAACATCTTCAGTGTCGACCAGATCGCCACGGCCCAGCTTCCGGGCGTCCGGTTCTACGGCACGCAGCCGGGCGGGCACGCCGGTTCAGTGATCAGCAATGTCGGCGACTTCAACGGCGACAACATGGATGACCTCCTGATCTGCGCGTCCGACGAGTACCGCACGGTGGACGGCATCCGACGGCACGGCGTGGCCTACCTGATCTTTGGCGGGCCGCACCTCCGCAATCAGAGCTTCAACCTCGACCAGGTCGGCACCGCCTCACTGCCGGGCATCATTTTCGTCAGCCCATACGCCGCGGATACCGCGGAAGAGGCTCCGATCGACTTCGTCTCTGCCGCCGGTGACATCAACAGCGACGGTTTCGACGACATCATGCTCGGCGTCAGCAAGGCGGACTACATCAACCCGCTCGAGCCCAGCCAGCGGCGCATCGATTCCGGCGAGATGTACCTGATGTACGGCAGCAACACCGGGTCAAACTCGATTCAGTAA
- a CDS encoding superoxide dismutase — MAYTLPDLPYAFDALEPYIDETTMRIHHGKHHAAYVANVNKALEGHADWAAKTIEDLVVEVAKLPEAIRTAVRNNGGGHFNHSLFWKSLAPAGKKGGGEPSGELAAAITRDLGGFAAFKEAFNKAATTRFGSGWAWLSVGGNGKLFVSSTPNQDNPLMAGIAEAPGKPILGLDVWEHAYYLKYQNRRPEYIESWWHLVNWEFVAEQYAKARQ, encoded by the coding sequence ATGGCTTACACACTGCCCGATTTGCCGTACGCCTTCGACGCCCTCGAGCCGTACATCGACGAAACGACGATGCGGATACACCACGGCAAGCACCATGCGGCCTACGTGGCCAACGTCAACAAGGCCTTGGAAGGCCATGCCGACTGGGCGGCGAAGACGATCGAGGATCTTGTGGTCGAGGTCGCGAAGCTGCCGGAAGCGATCCGCACTGCGGTGCGCAACAACGGCGGCGGCCATTTCAACCACAGTCTTTTCTGGAAGAGTCTTGCCCCCGCCGGCAAGAAAGGCGGTGGTGAGCCGAGCGGCGAGCTGGCCGCGGCGATCACGAGGGATCTGGGCGGCTTTGCGGCCTTCAAGGAGGCTTTCAACAAGGCGGCCACTACTCGGTTTGGCTCGGGTTGGGCATGGCTGTCGGTCGGCGGCAACGGGAAGCTGTTCGTATCCTCGACACCGAACCAAGACAACCCGCTGATGGCGGGGATTGCGGAGGCCCCGGGCAAGCCGATCCTGGGGTTGGACGTGTGGGAGCACGCGTACTACCTGAAATATCAGAATCGCCGACCGGAATACATTGAGTCCTGGTGGCACCTAGTGAACTGGGAGTTCGTGGCGGAGCAATACGCGAAGGCCAGGCAATAG
- the rpe gene encoding ribulose-phosphate 3-epimerase, whose product MRIAPSLLAADFARLADDVAKIEAAGAEILHLDIMDGHFVPNISFGIPVIEKLRKVSRLFFDTHLMITDPVRYAAAFVQAGSDLLTFHIEVSHEPLRVVDHIRGVGARVGVTLNPGTEVSALGEVIASVDLVLVMSVWPGFGGQTFIPSTLDKCRALRGLLRADQRLEVDGGIGPDTVAAVVQAGADTLVAGSAVFGRADPGGAMRELERLAGRHDR is encoded by the coding sequence ATCCGCATTGCGCCTTCGCTTCTGGCGGCCGACTTCGCTCGTCTGGCCGATGACGTCGCCAAGATTGAGGCCGCTGGTGCCGAGATCCTGCACCTGGACATCATGGATGGGCACTTTGTACCGAATATCAGCTTCGGCATCCCGGTGATTGAGAAGCTGCGTAAGGTCTCGCGGCTGTTTTTTGACACGCACCTGATGATCACGGATCCGGTCCGCTACGCGGCGGCGTTTGTGCAAGCCGGCAGCGATCTACTCACTTTTCATATTGAAGTATCGCATGAACCCCTCCGCGTGGTTGACCACATTCGCGGGGTTGGTGCCCGGGTGGGTGTGACGTTGAATCCGGGGACGGAGGTTTCGGCTCTGGGAGAGGTTATCGCGTCGGTGGACTTGGTTCTGGTGATGAGCGTGTGGCCTGGTTTTGGGGGACAGACGTTCATCCCATCCACGCTGGACAAGTGCCGTGCGTTGCGTGGGCTGCTGAGGGCGGATCAGCGTCTGGAGGTGGATGGCGGGATTGGGCCGGACACGGTGGCGGCGGTGGTCCAGGCGGGGGCGGACACGCTGGTGGCGGGTTCGGCGGTATTTGGCCGAGCTGATCCCGGGGGTGCGATGCGTGAGCTGGAGCGATTGGCCGGGCGGCATGACCGGTAA
- a CDS encoding L-rhamnose mutarotase: MQRYGMVLKVRPEKFEEYRSLHAAVWPDVLKMIRECNIRNYSIYHKDGYLFSYFEYMGTDFAADMARMAADTTTQRWWAVCMPCQDPLPTRAPGEWWANMEEVFHCP, from the coding sequence ATGCAGCGATACGGCATGGTTCTGAAGGTACGTCCTGAGAAGTTCGAGGAGTACAGAAGCCTGCACGCGGCCGTCTGGCCCGATGTCCTGAAGATGATCAGGGAGTGCAACATCCGCAACTACTCGATCTACCACAAGGATGGTTATCTGTTCAGCTACTTCGAGTACATGGGCACCGACTTCGCGGCGGACATGGCCCGGATGGCCGCGGACACGACCACCCAGCGATGGTGGGCGGTGTGCATGCCGTGCCAGGACCCGCTCCCCACTCGGGCCCCCGGCGAGTGGTGGGCGAACATGGAGGAGGTATTTCATTGTCCCTGA
- a CDS encoding phosphoglycerate kinase, with product MAKKTIADVNVKGKRVLMRVDFNVPQDDKGNITDDRRIRMALPSIEQVLKGGGRLILMSHLGRPEGKDPGADKQWTIKPCADRLSQLIGKKVVFAPDCVGPEVEKIVAGMKDGDCCLLENVRFHAAEQIKDKKAKDDPALKEKKEKFAKQLAALADVYVNDAFGTCHRDNASMLTVPQQMAGKPRVVGFLVKKELEYLGEALNRPKRPFVAILGGKKVSDKIAVIEALLKKCDTVLIGGAMNYTFMLAQGKKVGTSLVEADKVDEAKRLLQLGGEKLKLPVDVVAAAEFKAGAAAQTLAGDIPDGLQGLDIGPKTVEMFRKIIAGAKTVAWNGPMGVFEMKPFDAGTLAVAQALVDVTAKGAITVIGGGDSAAAIEQMGMSKKVSHVSTGGGASLEFMEGKSFKAVEVLDEA from the coding sequence ATGGCCAAGAAGACAATTGCTGACGTGAACGTGAAGGGCAAGCGGGTTCTGATGCGGGTGGATTTCAACGTCCCCCAGGACGACAAGGGGAACATCACGGATGACCGCCGGATTCGCATGGCTCTGCCCAGCATCGAGCAGGTGCTCAAGGGTGGCGGCCGACTGATTCTGATGAGCCATCTGGGGCGGCCGGAGGGCAAGGACCCGGGGGCCGACAAGCAGTGGACGATCAAGCCGTGTGCCGATCGGCTGAGTCAGCTCATCGGCAAGAAGGTGGTCTTTGCTCCGGACTGTGTCGGCCCGGAGGTCGAGAAGATCGTGGCCGGCATGAAGGACGGTGACTGCTGCCTGCTGGAGAACGTTCGTTTTCACGCGGCAGAGCAGATCAAGGACAAGAAGGCCAAGGACGACCCGGCCCTCAAGGAGAAGAAGGAGAAGTTTGCCAAGCAGCTTGCCGCCCTGGCCGACGTTTACGTGAACGACGCATTTGGCACTTGCCACCGTGACAACGCCAGCATGTTGACCGTTCCCCAGCAGATGGCCGGCAAGCCCCGGGTAGTCGGCTTCCTGGTCAAGAAGGAATTGGAGTACCTAGGCGAGGCGCTGAACCGTCCGAAGCGGCCGTTCGTCGCCATTCTGGGCGGCAAGAAAGTCTCGGACAAGATCGCGGTCATCGAGGCCTTGCTGAAGAAATGCGATACCGTGCTGATCGGTGGGGCGATGAACTACACCTTCATGCTGGCCCAAGGCAAGAAGGTGGGGACAAGCCTGGTGGAGGCTGACAAGGTGGACGAGGCCAAGCGGCTGCTTCAGCTTGGCGGTGAGAAGCTCAAGCTGCCGGTGGACGTGGTGGCGGCTGCCGAGTTCAAGGCCGGGGCGGCCGCGCAGACTTTGGCAGGGGACATTCCGGACGGACTCCAGGGTCTTGACATCGGCCCCAAGACCGTGGAGATGTTCAGGAAGATCATCGCCGGGGCCAAGACGGTGGCCTGGAACGGCCCGATGGGTGTCTTCGAGATGAAGCCCTTCGACGCGGGCACGCTGGCGGTTGCCCAAGCCCTGGTGGACGTCACGGCCAAGGGTGCGATTACCGTGATCGGTGGCGGGGACAGTGCCGCAGCCATTGAGCAGATGGGCATGAGCAAGAAGGTCAGCCACGTCAGCACCGGCGGCGGCGCCAGTCTGGAGTTCATGGAAGGCAAGAGCTTCAAGGCCGTCGAAGTGCTCGACGAAGCCTGA
- a CDS encoding rRNA pseudouridine synthase: MALERLQKVLATAGLASRRECEEMILDGRVAVNGKQVSTLPALADPQSDRITVDGQLLRAPRKVYFMLHKPKGVHCTNDDPQGRTRAIDLLPRIPERVFPVGRLDADSTGLLLLTNDGELAQRMTHPRFGVPKTYRIHLPGLVGNNEIARLLKGVWLHEGKAHVSEASIVHAGRDGSMIEVTLREGRNREIRRVMAKLGFKVRKLVRIRIGPLSLSGLPIGASRPLSPDEVKSLRHYRPPAPRKKPAAETGNSKMEKSVKKSTERKTTPAAQPDRNTRRIAAAPDGTTILRRR, from the coding sequence ATGGCTCTTGAACGCTTGCAGAAGGTCCTCGCCACCGCCGGTCTCGCTTCGCGCCGCGAGTGCGAGGAGATGATCCTCGACGGCCGGGTCGCAGTGAACGGCAAGCAGGTCTCCACCCTGCCGGCGCTCGCCGATCCCCAGTCCGATCGAATCACCGTGGACGGACAGCTACTTCGCGCCCCTCGCAAGGTCTACTTCATGCTCCATAAACCCAAGGGCGTGCACTGCACAAACGATGATCCGCAGGGCCGAACTCGGGCGATCGATTTGCTCCCCCGCATCCCCGAACGCGTGTTCCCCGTCGGCCGGCTCGACGCAGACAGCACCGGCCTGCTGCTCCTGACCAACGACGGCGAATTGGCCCAGCGAATGACGCATCCGCGATTCGGCGTGCCCAAGACCTACCGCATCCATCTGCCCGGTCTCGTGGGCAACAATGAGATCGCCCGCTTGCTGAAAGGCGTCTGGCTCCACGAAGGCAAGGCCCATGTCTCCGAGGCGAGCATCGTTCACGCCGGACGCGACGGCAGCATGATCGAAGTCACGCTTCGCGAGGGACGTAACCGCGAGATTCGCCGGGTGATGGCCAAACTGGGCTTCAAGGTCCGCAAGCTGGTCCGAATTCGCATCGGGCCACTGTCGCTGAGCGGCCTGCCAATCGGTGCATCCCGGCCGCTGAGCCCCGACGAGGTCAAATCGCTGCGCCACTACCGACCGCCAGCACCCAGGAAGAAGCCCGCGGCCGAAACGGGGAATTCGAAGATGGAAAAAAGTGTTAAAAAGAGCACGGAGCGCAAGACCACGCCCGCGGCTCAACCCGACAGGAATACCCGCCGCATCGCCGCCGCCCCCGACGGGACCACGATCCTTCGCCGTCGGTGA